Within Pecten maximus chromosome 15, xPecMax1.1, whole genome shotgun sequence, the genomic segment tcgcgatgttatatcatcatgtcaccgtgtaatatcatcatgtcactatgttatatcatcatgtcgccatattatatcatcatgtcgcgatgttatatcatcatgtcaccatgttatatcatcatgtcgcgatgttatatcatcatgtcgccatgttatatcatgtcactatgttatatcatgtcaccatgttatatcatcatgtcgctttgttatatcatcatgtcgccatgttatatcatcatgtcaccatgttatatcataatgtcgccacattatatcatcatgtcactatgttatatcatcatgtcactatgttatatcatcatgtcgctatgttatatcatcatgtcgccatgctatatcatcatgtcgcgatgttatatcatcatgtcgccatgtcatatcatgtcactatgttatatcatcatgtcgctatgttatatcataatgtcactatgttatatcatcatgtcgctatgttatatcatcatgtcaccatgttatatcatcatgtcgccatgttatatcatcatgtcaccatgttatatcatcatgtcgctatgttatatcatcatgtcgccatgttatatcatcatgtcgccaCGTTATAGcatcatgtcactatgttatatcatcatgtcactatgttatatcatcatgtcgccacgtaatatcataatgtcactatgttatatcataatgtcactatgttatatcatcatgtcaccatgttatatcatcatgtcgccacgtaatatcataatgtcactatgttatatcataatgtcactatgttatatcatcatgtcaccatgttatatcatcatgtcgccatgttatatcatcatgtcgcgatgttatatcatcatgtcgcgatgttatatcatcatgtcaccgtgtaatatcatcatgtcactatgttatatcatcatgtcgccatattatatcatcatgtcgcgatgttatatcatcatgtcaccatgttatatcatcatgtcaccatgttatatcatcatgtcaccgtgATATagcatcatgtcaccatgttatatcatcatgtcactatTTTGTATCAGCATGTCACTGTGTTTTCATGTAACAAACGTTGTCGCCTCCCATCCCTATATCATGATGTAGATAACGAAGATAAAGATGTATATAACGACGATAAAGATACGATAACAAAGATAAAGATGTAGATAACAAAGATTAAGATGTGAATAACGAAGATAAAGATACGATAACAAAGATAAAGATGTAGATAACAAAGATCAAGATGTCGATAACAAAGATAAAGATGTAGATAACGCAGAAAAAATAGATGAAGATGACGAAGATAAAGATGTAGATAACGTAGATAAATATGTAGATAACGAAGATAAAGATATAGATAACGAAGATAAAGATGTAGATAACAAAGATTAAGATGTAGATAAAGAAGATAAAGATGTAGATACCGAAGATACAGATGTCGACAACAAAGATAAAGATGTAGGTAACAGGAATAAAGATGAAGATAACGAAGATAAAGATGTAGATAACGAAGATAAAGATGTAGATAATGAAGATAAAGGTGTCGATAACGAAGATAAAGATGTAGATAACAAGAATAAAGATGAAGATAACGAAGATAAAGATGTAGATAACGAAGATAAAATTTAGATAACAAGAATAAAGAAAAGATGAAGATAACGAAGATAAAGATGTAGATAACGTAGATAAATATGTAGATAACGGAGATAAAGATATAGATAACGAAGATAAAGATGTTGATAACAAAGATTAAGATGTAGATAAAGAAGATAATGATGTAGATAACGAAGATAAAGATGTTGATAACAAAGATAAAGATGTAGATAACGGAGATAATGATGTAGATAACGAAGATATAGATGTAGATAACAAAGATTAAGATGTGAATAACGAAGATAAAGATGTAGATAACGAAGATAAAGATGTAGATAACAAAGATAAAGATGTAGATAACGAAgatatagatgtacatgtaccatgcaccgaatatgacagtacacaggaaAAGCAAACAAAGTCAAGAATGTCTGTTCTGCAATCAAATTCACGTAGAAGGCCTAGATATTTCATACTtgaaaatcaaagaaaaaaaaaaaaaaagataaaagggaAATGGATATGCATActtttgtcacaaaggtagaacaaaatgcttatctAAATGATTAACTTGTCAGTTTACTGACATCAGAACCAACAGAAAGAAAAGTGTATtacgaataagactgtcatcaggttactggaacgtatacatgtgtaccaacattacttacttTAGACCTGTTCATTTACTTCCACAAATGTTACAAATATAATGTCGTCGTCAAATACTAAGACcatacttcagacctgccaaacgatttgtacgttATGTTCAGTGATCCatcaacaatttattttcacGAGTCCCACAATGTCAGATTATTAATGTTACTAAGAAATTCTTTATGAGTACATACATGACTCGGGACTTGCATATAGATTTATCACTGTGTGATTATTGAAAAAATGaagatgagtttcattttatttgaaaccgttttttattcaaatttttgaaACCGTATTATTTGCTTACTTGATTTCGATTTTTCATAAACTTGATATCATTTTGCCGCTTAGTGTCAACAATGTCACTTTAAATTGCATAGATAATATTAACTTATTGATGCATTACCTCATTAAGTGTAattgtgtgtaatgtgtgtaagCATCCAACGCTTCTCTAACAATAATCAAGCTGGCTGAAGGgcttacagaaaaaataaactgacttgaaatgagaaagaaaagataatACTTTAGGGGTATTTCTAGTAGTTAgtttgtgtcaacgccagaatTTTAAGTATTTAAGGCTAACGCCAATACACCAACCTGGAActtacaaaaaaattaaattcgaaaatcacattttctatgcaagcgcctgtgaatTCTACAAGTTGAAGTTAGAGCTATGGATCGCAATGATGGGTTCTCAGAGTGAGATAGGGATAAAGGTTTCAATCTCAGATGATATCACCACATATTGGGGAGAAATGCTTCCCGATTTATATCATTACTGACTCACGGCTGGTCTGACTGTCGATTGATTGAATACATAGAACAGTGATCATATCTAGTTGAGTTGTTTCTGTTTCCCGTTTGATAATTTGATGGAGAGACTGTGAGAGGATACACTGTCACTCGATGGTATATGTCCATAATGATAAGTGCTTCACCATGTCAACAAGAATGTCCCCTCCACACGTGAACTGTGATTAATGTCTGAGTCATGAGGATGAATTAATCATTCTCATGCCTGTGTATCTTACCAGGAAATTTCCTTTATTTGCATGAAATTTGGTTGATGTAACATGTTAGTCAGTCTACTTTAAAACTGACCTTGGCCTTTGTAACATGATGGTGACACTGAAATGATACCATATAAGGACCCCTAGTTATGTTAAGCTGTCAGATGGGAATCCAATTTAAAGTACATTTATGTCATATGATATGTTTCAATGGCTCAATGTCCTGAAGTAAGCCTCGGACTACAGATACCAAAACACATGGCATAGTGTCGCAGTCATGAGCGCACTAATATGGACCAGAGGAGTAAAACATCAAACGTAGACTAACCTAGCTAGGTAAGTACTCCATCAGGTATGGAATATACACTAATTAGTGTAAGTTTTGTAGAATAATATCTTACACTCACAGATATCAaagtaaacatttatttttgaagatgttttttttttttcatttttcaaaaagcTTTTGATAACGGTATcaaaaaacttcaaaatatgtttacaacatATAATGAgttatattacatatgtgttagagaataattatgattattttgataACAGTGTCAAAACATCTGAATACATCGTATAATTTTCATGATAATGAgtaatattgtgtattgtatataatttacattatttagtTGGTGAGTAAATTGGTGAGGTAAGAACATGAAGCTACagattttttatatatatatattttaacagatTAATAAACGCTGAAAATAACCATGATGAACTTTGAGGAAAGTGAGGGGATGTCTGCGCTCCTGTCCACATATCTGGAGAGGCGTTTCATAGGAACAGAGAAGACGATTAACATCAAGAGGAGAATGGTAGTTTTAAAtgaacttttggaaaaaaaagattttagtGAACTTATTTACACTGGAAGTTACGGAGAAGGATGTTCTCTAAAAGGTTCAGACCTTGACAAAATGTTTGTATTCACAAACATAGAAGGAGTACACCCTGATCAGTGTAATAATATTCCTCAACACCTGGCACACAAAACTATTCTGTGCATTCGCGAGGCAGACTGTCGCCCTGGCTATGTCCAATTAGAGCTAGTTCAGCTAAAACAACCAGTACATGCATCCCTTTTGAAATCAATAGTTAGATTTGAGAATTCATTCTTTATTTCCAGTGATATCTTCAGAGAGGAATATGTTCTTTTTCAAGTGTCTTACACAGGTTCTAAATGTGAATCCAATGGACCAAGTAGTACATGTAACTATACAGGATTAATGGGAGCAGACACAGTTTATTGCTTTCCGTACAACAGTTGGCCAAAGGAAGCAAATGAATGGATTACACGTACACGTCTGTATGGATGGCCACATCCAACCTTAATCAACAAGATTGTAAACAGTGGATGCCATCTTGTTCCAGTAGGGGATAAATGTTCAGACGATACATTTTTACAATGGAGAATCTCATTTGCAGCAGCAGAAAGATCATTAGTTCATTCCTTTAGTCACATCCAAGTCAAAGTATACGTGCTgctgaaatatgttttaagaCAAATTAAGGAGACATTAAAAGAAACCATTGGGGATGACGACATCTTGTGCTCCTACTTCCTAAAAACAATCATGTTTCATGCAATAGAAAATTCAAGCCAAATGCTCTGGCAAGACAAGAAcctttttcattgtttttggTTTTGCTTCAACATTCTGATTGCGTGGGTCAAGGCGGGATTCTGTCCCAATTACATCATCCGAGTCAACAACTTGTTCCAGAGGAAAATACACGGACAGAATCAACAAATACTGCTGGAGATTTTGGACAACTACTCTCGTATGAAATGGGAGAGCCTATCAGTAAGCAACTTTGAAAAAACTTCAATTTTGGAGCATCTGTGTAACATCTCCATGCAGGCTGAGCTTCTTTGTCCATTGACTTTACAAGAAAATATTATGGACCAGGACTTGCGTATTCTTCCTATGTTATCGTTTTTATCAGTATATACCACATCATCAATGATGATTGGAAAGGCATTAAACTTATATTTATCACAGTCAAATGTAGAGGAAATGAACAAATACACGTATGTCCAAGTTATGAATGGTGTCAGATGTCTTTCATTAGGACTAATCTCCAATGATCTGTGTGGAAATGAGGCTGCTGCAGGTAACAAGGCCAAATACCAGCGTCTGAGGAAATGTAAGTACTTGATGACTCCCATGGCTTCATTCGGTACAGACGGGTTGTATTTAGCAACTTTTCATTTTGTGACTGGAAACATCAGCAAAT encodes:
- the LOC117343176 gene encoding uncharacterized protein LOC117343176, yielding MMNFEESEGMSALLSTYLERRFIGTEKTINIKRRMVVLNELLEKKDFSELIYTGSYGEGCSLKGSDLDKMFVFTNIEGVHPDQCNNIPQHLAHKTILCIREADCRPGYVQLELVQLKQPVHASLLKSIVRFENSFFISSDIFREEYVLFQVSYTGSKCESNGPSSTCNYTGLMGADTVYCFPYNSWPKEANEWITRTRLYGWPHPTLINKIVNSGCHLVPVGDKCSDDTFLQWRISFAAAERSLVHSFSHIQVKVYVLLKYVLRQIKETLKETIGDDDILCSYFLKTIMFHAIENSSQMLWQDKNLFHCFWFCFNILIAWVKAGFCPNYIIRVNNLFQRKIHGQNQQILLEILDNYSRMKWESLSVSNFEKTSILEHLCNISMQAELLCPLTLQENIMDQDLRILPMLSFLSVYTTSSMMIGKALNLYLSQSNVEEMNKYTYVQVMNGVRCLSLGLISNDLCGNEAAAGNKAKYQRLRKCKYLMTPMASFGTDGLYLATFHFVTGNISKCLELSRRILKLASYFKTCHQLDPELCTLYRHLYHPGCTLERLQKTYIDSIIFVSKYMHLPHLCLELLIGGLIIIPPLPYVLFLNFLCYHEIGDTGARDEALHQLIQIQYHDEQGGHKYWIVHTLLGICYQTLADYQRAIRAYWESSQSQAPFHVMNTGIHRIAIVYLCMYVSQMSSTG